The sequence TGGAAAAATGTACAATTGTTAGTTCTGCTGCCACTCTTGCTGCCATATATTGTTAAATTACCGGAAACATTAAATGCAGTGAGAGTTGAGGTCATTTGGGCTGTGTAATTTGAACCGGAAGGAGTAACTGCACTGCCAACGTTAACAGAGACGCAATTTATGGTGCCTGCTCCGCTTATTGTACAAGCTCTGTTTGCTGCAGCCGAACTGTTCAAGGTAACTGAAGTAGTAACTGTAAGCACTACGCTTACATTTACGGCAAGCGTACCGGAAGTGCTGCTGAAAGCAATGGAATTGCATGTTCTGTTGCCATCTACGGTTAACGTAAATCCGGTGCCAATAATAATATCATCGGTGGTTAAAGGAATTGTTCCTCCGGGCCAAGGAGCATTGGGAGTAGTAGAACTCCAATTTCCGCTGCCTGTTGTTGTTATAGAAGCAAAGGCATTAAAAGTTATTATGCATAAAAAAAGCAGTACGAAGCTCATTAGTTTTGTACTGTTTGCTATGGGCTTTATATAATTATTTTTTTTAGTATTTATAAAAGTTAATTTTTTCATAAACTTTCTATAAAAGTAAAATATAATAATATAAAGATAGTAAATTATAATATAAAAAGCAAATATTTTTAGGTAAAAAGTTATAAACATAACAAATACTTTCACAAAAGTAATGATTTTGTTTGATAAAAGGGAAGGACAAGTTGAAAAAAAAGAAGTACTTCATCCTGATAGCTGTCGGGGGGAGCAACTACGAAACTTTACTAAATTTTTAAAGCTTAGTAAAGTTTGCTAATACAAAAACTCAAATCGCCATTTCGTAATTAATATTGAATCTTGATTCCTGAAACTGAAAACTATAAACTAAAACATCACACATTAAATCTAATATTCAGAATATCGCCATCATCAACGATATAATTTTTCCCTTCAACATAAAGTTTCCCTTTTTCTTTGCATGCAACTTCAGAACCTAATTCAACAAAATCGGCATACTTCATTACTTCTGCACGAATAAATCCTCTTTCCAAATCGCTGTGAATAACACCTGCAGATTGTTGAGCGTTCATTCCTTCTTTTATTGTCCATGAGCGTGCTTCTTTTGGTCCTGCCGTAAAAAAAGTTTTAAGTTTTAATAATTTAAAAGCCGAACGGACAAGTTTATTAACGCCGGGTCCGGTTAGTCCTACGTCTTTTAAAAAGGCAAGCCGGTCATCAGGATTATCAAGCTCTGCGATTTCCGATTCCAAAGCACCGGCAATCACAATCATTTCGGCATCTTCATTTTTTATTGCTTCTTCAAAATTTTTCACGTAATCGTTGCCATTTACAGCAGAATCAGCATTAACATTACAAACATACAATACCGGTTTCTCTGTAAGCAGGCACATATCTTTCACTGTTTTTTTATCCTCATCGTTCAAATCAATTGTTCTGACATTTTGAAATGACTCAATATGGTTTTTATAATGCTTTAATATTTCTGCTGTTTTCTTTGCATCTTTATCGCCGGTTGAAGCAAGCTTTTCGACCTTCTGCAATTTCTTTTCAATCTGCTCTAAATCTTTTAACTGAAGTTCAAAGTCAATAATTTCCTTATCTCTCACAGGGTCTATCGAGCCCTCGATATGCGGAAGTTCGGCATCATCAAAACAACGCAAAACATGAATTACTGCATCGGTTTGACGAATGTCGGCAAGAAAAGCATTTCCTATACCTTCCCCTTTGCTTGCACCTTTTGCAAGGCCCGGGATATCAACAATTTCAATCGTGGCAGTAACCACTTTAGCGGCTTTAACCATTTTTTCAAGAACAAACAATCTCTCATCGGGAACCGCTACAATTCCCATATTTGACTTGTTTGTACTGAACGCAAAATTTGTTGCCTGCGCTTTAGTATTCGAAATGCAATTGAAAATTGTTGTTTTTCCAACATTTGTTAATCCTATAATTCCACATTTTAAAGGCATAATTTCATTCGGTTGTTTTAATTTATTGCAAATATAGTATTTTGCACGTAAAACTTTTAAAAAACAATATGGTTTAATTCAAAAATATTTTTACCTTTGTAGCCCCCAATTAAAGTTAATATAGTATTAACCACTTCTGTAAGTTTGATTTTAGGGGAAAAATCAAATAAGCGGAATACAAAATTTTTTATAACAATGACAGAAAACGACAAAGCTATTGAAGATAGCCAAACTACCAATCAATTAAAAGCTGAAGAAACAGCCGGAGAAATTAAAGCCGCAACTTTAGCAACCGAACCACCGGCAAATTTCGACTGGGACCTTTTGGGAAAAAAACAACAAAGTTATTCAGAAGAAGAAAGAGCAAATTACGAATCAATGTATGAAGAAACAATGCATAAAGTCGGTTTGCACGAAATTCTTGACGGAACTATTGTTGCAATGA comes from Bacteroidales bacterium and encodes:
- the ychF gene encoding redox-regulated ATPase YchF, which gives rise to MPLKCGIIGLTNVGKTTIFNCISNTKAQATNFAFSTNKSNMGIVAVPDERLFVLEKMVKAAKVVTATIEIVDIPGLAKGASKGEGIGNAFLADIRQTDAVIHVLRCFDDAELPHIEGSIDPVRDKEIIDFELQLKDLEQIEKKLQKVEKLASTGDKDAKKTAEILKHYKNHIESFQNVRTIDLNDEDKKTVKDMCLLTEKPVLYVCNVNADSAVNGNDYVKNFEEAIKNEDAEMIVIAGALESEIAELDNPDDRLAFLKDVGLTGPGVNKLVRSAFKLLKLKTFFTAGPKEARSWTIKEGMNAQQSAGVIHSDLERGFIRAEVMKYADFVELGSEVACKEKGKLYVEGKNYIVDDGDILNIRFNV